A window of Microbacterium luteolum contains these coding sequences:
- the uvrC gene encoding excinuclease ABC subunit UvrC, translated as MADVLPYKPRTGEIPTDPGVYRFRDADGRVLYVGKAKNLRQRLSNYFAPLRTLHERTRRMVTTASSVEWTVVPTDVDSLQLEYMWIKEFDPPFNVRYKDDKSYPFMAVTLADEAPRVIVTRNRKIPGARYFGPFPKVWAVHETIDLMIKAFPIRTCSDASYKRAMQTGRPCFPGQIGKCGGPCSMTVTIEEHRAMVDDFVAFMAGGDERFTRELTKRMLAASAAMDYEAAAKYRDKLGAIEAVLGKSALVLQPDEDADLFGIAEDELAAAVQHFVIRGGRVRGVRAMTIEKEIDITTAELVDQVLQRAYGDAQDVPRRILVPTLPDDAAELEVWLRERRGKKTEIAVAQRGQRADLMRTATLNAQQALIRYKTRRTSDYVARTQALTDLQSALGMSEAPLRIECFDISHLGGTNVVASMVVFEDGLPRKDQYRSFGIPETTDDTDSMYQVLRRRLAYLDRPEEPVEEPGEEGVVRRKPRFAYPPQLLLVDGGQPQVEAAARALRDAGHTEIAVCGIAKRLEEVWLPGDDFPVILPRTSEALYLLQWLRDEAHRFAITHQRKKRRGDITTVLAEVPGLGASRIKVLLKHFGSVTALRAAQPDEILEVQGIGPVLAQNIHTHLSTR; from the coding sequence ATGGCAGACGTCCTGCCGTACAAGCCGCGGACGGGGGAGATCCCGACCGATCCGGGCGTGTACCGGTTCCGCGACGCCGACGGACGCGTGCTCTACGTGGGCAAGGCGAAGAATCTGCGGCAGCGGCTGTCGAACTACTTCGCTCCGCTGCGCACGCTGCACGAGCGCACCCGCCGCATGGTCACCACGGCCTCTTCGGTCGAGTGGACGGTCGTGCCGACCGATGTCGACTCGCTCCAGCTCGAGTACATGTGGATCAAGGAGTTCGATCCGCCCTTCAACGTGCGCTACAAGGACGACAAGTCGTATCCGTTCATGGCGGTGACGCTCGCCGACGAGGCACCGCGAGTGATCGTCACGCGCAACCGCAAGATCCCCGGCGCGCGCTACTTCGGCCCGTTCCCCAAGGTCTGGGCGGTGCACGAGACCATCGACCTGATGATCAAGGCGTTCCCGATCCGCACGTGCAGCGACGCGAGCTACAAGCGCGCGATGCAGACCGGGAGGCCCTGCTTCCCGGGGCAGATCGGCAAGTGCGGCGGTCCGTGTTCGATGACGGTGACGATCGAGGAGCACCGCGCCATGGTCGACGACTTCGTCGCCTTCATGGCCGGCGGAGACGAGCGGTTCACCCGTGAGCTCACCAAGCGGATGCTGGCGGCCTCCGCCGCGATGGACTACGAGGCGGCGGCGAAGTACCGCGACAAGCTCGGTGCCATCGAGGCGGTGCTCGGCAAGAGCGCGCTGGTGCTCCAGCCCGACGAGGACGCCGACCTGTTCGGCATCGCCGAGGACGAGCTGGCGGCCGCGGTGCAGCACTTCGTGATCCGCGGTGGTCGCGTCCGCGGAGTGCGCGCGATGACGATCGAGAAGGAGATCGACATCACGACCGCGGAACTCGTGGACCAGGTGCTGCAGCGTGCCTACGGCGATGCGCAGGATGTGCCGCGTCGCATCCTCGTGCCGACCCTTCCGGATGACGCCGCGGAGCTCGAGGTGTGGCTGCGCGAGCGCCGGGGCAAGAAGACCGAGATCGCCGTGGCGCAGCGCGGGCAGCGCGCCGACCTGATGCGCACCGCGACGCTCAACGCGCAGCAGGCCCTCATCCGCTACAAGACACGGCGCACCAGCGACTACGTCGCGCGCACCCAGGCCCTGACCGACCTGCAGAGCGCACTGGGCATGAGTGAGGCGCCGCTGCGCATCGAGTGCTTCGACATCTCGCACCTCGGTGGCACGAACGTCGTCGCGTCGATGGTGGTCTTCGAGGACGGGCTCCCTCGCAAGGACCAGTACCGGTCGTTCGGGATCCCCGAGACCACCGACGACACCGACTCGATGTACCAGGTGCTGCGTCGGCGCCTCGCCTATCTCGACCGTCCGGAGGAGCCGGTGGAGGAGCCCGGCGAGGAGGGCGTTGTGCGGCGGAAGCCGCGGTTCGCCTACCCGCCGCAGCTTCTGCTCGTGGACGGTGGCCAGCCGCAGGTCGAGGCGGCTGCGCGCGCGCTCCGCGACGCCGGACACACCGAGATCGCCGTCTGCGGCATCGCCAAGCGCCTGGAGGAGGTGTGGCTCCCCGGCGATGACTTCCCGGTGATCCTGCCCCGCACCAGTGAGGCTCTCTACCTCCTGCAGTGGCTGCGCGACGAAGCGCATCGATTCGCGATCACGCACCAGCGCAAGAAGCGTCGAGGCGACATCACGACGGTGCTCGCCGAGGTGCCGGGACTCGGCGCCTCGCGGATCAAGGTGCTCCTCAAGCACTTCGGCTCCGTCACGGCGCTGCGCGCTGCGCAACCCGACGAGATCCTCGAAGTCCAGGGAATCGGTCCCGTGCTCGCGCAGAACATCCACACGCACCTCTCCACTCGCTAG
- the rapZ gene encoding RNase adapter RapZ — MTGDKGEFLIVTGMSGAGRTTVANALEDLGWYVVDNLPPQILRPLLDLTDMGGNALPKVAAVVDVRGRNLFDDFPGVARALRSRGSVRVLFLDASDDVLVRRFESVRRPHPLQGDGTLLDGIRIERTRLAPIREAADLVIDTSTLNIHQLATQVSDIFSEEGEARHRVTLLSFGFKYGLPTDVDIVADMRFLPNPFWNEELRGLTGQDETVRDYVLSRDGAMEFLDAYSTALVPVLEGYQRENKSHSTIAIGCTGGKHRSVAMSEELARRLAAIPGVAVNVRHRDLGRE, encoded by the coding sequence ATGACTGGGGACAAGGGCGAGTTTCTCATCGTCACGGGGATGTCGGGCGCCGGCAGGACCACGGTGGCGAACGCCCTCGAGGATCTCGGCTGGTATGTCGTCGACAACCTCCCTCCGCAGATCCTTCGCCCGCTGCTCGACCTCACCGACATGGGCGGCAACGCGCTGCCCAAGGTGGCAGCGGTGGTCGACGTCCGCGGACGCAACCTCTTCGACGACTTCCCCGGCGTCGCGCGCGCTCTCCGCTCCCGCGGTTCGGTGCGCGTTCTCTTCCTCGATGCCTCGGACGACGTACTGGTGCGGCGATTCGAGTCCGTGCGGCGACCGCATCCGCTCCAGGGCGATGGCACGCTGCTCGACGGCATCCGCATCGAGCGCACACGGCTGGCGCCGATCCGCGAGGCCGCTGACCTCGTCATCGACACCTCCACGCTCAACATCCACCAGCTCGCGACCCAGGTGTCGGACATCTTCTCCGAAGAGGGCGAGGCCCGGCACCGCGTCACCCTCCTCAGCTTCGGGTTCAAGTACGGGCTCCCGACCGACGTCGACATCGTCGCCGACATGCGGTTCCTCCCCAACCCGTTCTGGAACGAGGAGCTGCGCGGTCTGACCGGCCAGGACGAGACGGTCCGCGACTACGTCCTCTCGCGAGACGGCGCGATGGAGTTCCTCGACGCCTACTCCACGGCGCTGGTCCCCGTTCTGGAGGGCTATCAACGCGAGAACAAGAGCCACTCCACGATCGCGATCGGCTGCACCGGCGGCAAGCACCGCTCCGTCGCGATGTCGGAGGAGCTCGCGCGCAGGCTCGCCGCGATTCCCGGCGTGGCCGTCAATGTCCGTCATCGGGACCTCGGCAGAGAGTAG
- the whiA gene encoding DNA-binding protein WhiA: MALTTDVKAELVSIRNAPPTVRVAEVTAILRFAGGLHSIAGRVAVEAEVDAETLARRVARDLAEIYGVRPEIAQVQSSTANDGARWAVRVITQGETLARQTGLLDQRRRPVRGLPNRLTTGSRAEVAGLWRGAFLAAGTLSEPGRSAMLEVVCPSSEAAMALVGAAHRLGVAAKAREVRGMPRVVVREGEAIRTILNEMGAQKTAITWEELRQRREVRAGVNRLVNFDDANLRRSAQAAVAACARVERALEILADEVPDHLKVAGELRLAHRDASLDELGHHADPPLTKDAVAGRIRRLLAMADKRAQQEGIPGTEAAVPVGLDG, translated from the coding sequence GTGGCACTAACCACCGACGTCAAGGCTGAGCTGGTCAGCATCCGCAACGCACCTCCCACGGTGCGCGTCGCCGAGGTGACCGCGATCCTCCGGTTCGCCGGTGGCCTGCATTCGATCGCCGGCCGTGTGGCTGTGGAAGCAGAAGTCGACGCCGAGACGCTCGCGCGTCGCGTCGCCAGGGACCTCGCCGAGATCTACGGCGTGCGCCCCGAGATCGCCCAGGTGCAGTCGAGCACGGCGAACGACGGCGCCCGTTGGGCTGTGCGCGTGATCACGCAGGGCGAGACCCTCGCCCGCCAGACCGGGCTGCTCGACCAGCGCCGTCGTCCCGTACGCGGGCTTCCCAACCGTCTGACCACCGGCTCTCGTGCCGAGGTCGCCGGCCTGTGGCGCGGCGCCTTCCTCGCGGCGGGAACGCTCAGCGAGCCGGGCCGCTCGGCGATGCTCGAGGTGGTGTGCCCCTCGAGTGAAGCGGCGATGGCACTCGTCGGCGCCGCCCACCGTCTCGGTGTGGCCGCCAAGGCCCGGGAAGTGCGTGGCATGCCTCGCGTGGTGGTGCGCGAAGGCGAAGCCATCCGGACGATCCTCAACGAGATGGGCGCGCAGAAGACCGCGATCACGTGGGAGGAGCTGCGTCAGCGCCGCGAGGTGCGTGCCGGCGTCAACCGCCTGGTGAACTTCGACGACGCGAACCTGCGCCGCTCGGCCCAGGCCGCCGTCGCCGCGTGCGCGCGCGTGGAACGGGCCCTCGAGATCCTCGCGGACGAGGTCCCCGATCACCTGAAGGTCGCCGGAGAGCTGCGCCTCGCGCATCGCGACGCGAGCCTCGACGAGCTCGGTCACCACGCGGATCCGCCCCTGACGAAGGATGCCGTCGCCGGTCGCATCCGCCGCCTGCTGGCGATGGCCGACAAGCGCGCGCAGCAGGAGGGCATTCCCGGCACCGAGGCTGCCGTGCCGGTCGGCCTCGACGGCTGA